The Lepeophtheirus salmonis chromosome 3, UVic_Lsal_1.4, whole genome shotgun sequence genomic interval GCTGAATCTGCGCCAAAAAAGGCGAAGACCGTTCCTTCGgctggaaagattatggcgactgtattttgggattcgcaaggaataatcctcatcgactatctggaaaaggataaaactatagcaggtgcatattattcatccttattggaccgtttgaaaaccgagctacAAGAAAAACGCCCACAATTGTCCCATAAAGAAGTCCTTTTCAATCACAACAATGCATCAGCTCACATTTCatcagttgtggtcgcaaaattaagggaaatagggttccaactcgtTTCACATCCCCCCCATTCTCCAGACTTGGCTCCCTCGGACTACTATTTGTTCCCCAATTTGAAGAAATGGCTTGGGggaaaaagattttattcaaaCGAGGAGGTGATTGCAGAAACGAATGGCTATTTTTCAGACTTGGGCAAATCCTATTATTCGGAAGGGATAAGCAAACTAGAGCAGCGTTGGATGAAGTGTATAAGCTtaaaaggagactatgttgaaaaataaaaaatgcttacCTCAAACGATGAAGTAGTTTTTATTGTTGgttggacttttcaaacaaccctcgtatTAGCTCGACAGAATAGagcattttcataaattgcatcataattgaaggaacgCCATcatgggggctcaaagttgatatttttactacatgaaatgtacaaatttccaaTTAATGTTGAGTTAACACCATCAAATGGCTTCTTTAAGATTAAAGAAAGACTCAATacactacttgatgccaatgacaAACACTGAAATttgtaatatgtactgaaaatcccgtAGAATGGCAagatttgtacatttaaaaaaatcgatcacGGGTCGAAAAAAGTACGATAATTAtgtaatgtataaatatgtactacATTGTAGGGtaagaaatacaataaaactTAGCAGCAATagaggaataattattttatagacagtaaggtttaatttctttcatttgttGGTCCATTTTAACATCCACTAGTTAACTAGTTtagttaatattaatgaaaaaagcgttttcattgttataagaCCTGGTTCTAATCTATTCAATTTACAAAGGGACACagtatattataatagtttttgtaaCCATGTAAAGAAGTTGCATTAAGAAAATGCCAACATcaacaatgatgacgtcacgtgGGAATGCTATATAACGAATTGGATCAATCATAATATGAATCTCTAAATATTTGGTACATTACCGGAGTAAACATTAAGTGGCGGATTTTATTagcatataaaattttgaatttgtcttCTTTATAAATGGCATAAGCGAATTGAACCGCTTAAGTAattgaataaacattttgaGCTAGTATAAGTTATTTTCAAAGGCTGGCAATACAGTTGGATTATTTTAACAGGATATATTTTGATAAGATATTTCAAATAGGTAAGAACATAGTAGGTCGTCACTGACAAGCActacaataagaaaataaaaaacctacaCTTTACTACAAATTCCGTTTCTTTAATcgataaaaatcaatatttcaaatattttacaactGATTTTCGGAGTCCCTCGAATcgatacttttataataatcacTCATGAGAAATAAGTTCTTCAAAAAAGaggaatttaaaagataaattttaattcttaaaatatccaCCATTATTTTGTAAAGATTGTTGAATGATAATATgcttaattatttgaaatatacatattatttataaaaaatagcttattattttaattagcaATAGCATAATATCCAACAGTTTCTTTGACAAACAATGAGAGTAGGATTGGAAGTTTGACAccgaaataaagaaataattgtgGTCATCTTATGAATCATATGTGAATGATTTAATTGATACGAAATCTAATTTGAAACCAATTGTGAGACGTGTCTGAGAAGAGTTGGAGAATTAAATTGTTGCAACACCGAAAGTAGGAGTGCTTCCATATCCCAGGTAATATGTCAAGATGCTAGCTGTGCAGTCGGAATGGAATTGCATGGTGTATGGGCCGTATCAAtagttgaatgacgtcatctaATGAAGACTGAATGACGAGCAAATCAATAAGTTGCTGAGCTAGTTAGTTGTTCAACTTTAACCGGCCTAGCAGCTGCTTCATGGCGTAGCAGCCTTTAGTGTTCCCCTAGTTTGTCACAGGTTGAAGTCCTGTTGTAATGGCTTCATTTCCATCTCCTAAGCCCGGAGATATGATTGGACGGTTCAAGCGTATTCGACATTTGGGTTCGGGGACTTTTGGTACTGCTTGGCTTGTGAGCTCATCTAAAAGTGGAAATCCTTATGTGATCAAGGAAATGGTCATAGCAAACGAGAAAGggaaaacaaagaatgaagtgGATATTTTGAAGCgatgttttcattttaatattatcaggCAATTGATATCCGTATTCATATCTTTTGGATATTCTCTACAGATTTCTCTATTTCTTTCCATCCACTccgatcctttttttttgtagatactAATAATCCATTGATTAAATGGATTATTAGtgtgatttaatttttgttttaataatcaaaatatttaaggaggtgtAACGAGGCTATTCCTTGGGTGGaaatagagagagaaaaaaaacgaaATGTAGCTCATGTCATAGgtataaggaatttttttatggtgGAAATGAGGATGAAGTCATTTTATACATGGTCATGGAGTACGCTGATGGCGGAGACTTACATCAGTATATCAATAAATGGCGTGAAGAAAATAAGACCTATATGTCCGAATCTAAGATCCTCAATTGGTTCATTCAGATTGCACTCGCCCTTAATTATTTGCATAGAGAAATGATTCTTCATCGGGATTTAAAGACACACAACATATTTGTGACGGCAGGGAACAAGATTCTTAAGCTTGGAGATTTTGGAATATCTCGAACACTGAGTCATGAAAATGAGTTTGCCACAACCGGAATTGGCACTCCTCAGTACCTCTCTCCTGAAATGTGCCAATCACAGCCGTATAACTACAAATCCGATATTTGGAGTCTAGGATGTGTGTTATATGAAATGTGTGTCCTCGAACCGGCCTTCTCTGGCAACGAACTAGCACCATTAGTTCAAAAAATTGTGAA includes:
- the LOC121115242 gene encoding serine/threonine-protein kinase Nek5 isoform X3, yielding MASFPSPKPGDMIGRFKRIRHLGSGTFGTAWLVSSSKSGNPYVIKEMVIANEKGKTKNEVDILKRCFHFNIIRYKEFFYGGNEDEVILYMVMEYADGGDLHQYINKWREENKTYMSESKILNWFIQIALALNYLHREMILHRDLKTHNIFVTAGNKILKLGDFGISRTLSHENEFATTGIGTPQYLSPEMCQSQPYNYKSDIWSLGCVLYEMCVLEPAFSGNELAPLVQKIVKGEYKTLPSHFSDHIKDLVKVLLRPIPEKRPSASQILSSPIFIDEVKSYMNHVATFPSFKKCIISERKDSCGSISSTELPSQSN
- the LOC121115242 gene encoding serine/threonine-protein kinase Nek5 isoform X1; this translates as MASFPSPKPGDMIGRFKRIRHLGSGTFGTAWLVSSSKSGNPYVIKEMVIANEKGKTKNEVDILKRCFHFNIISSCHRYKEFFYGGNEDEVILYMVMEYADGGDLHQYINKWREENKTYMSESKILNWFIQIALALNYLHREMILHRDLKTHNIFVTAGNKILKLGDFGISRTLSHENEFATTGIGTPQYLSPEMCQSQPYNYKSDIWSLGCVLYEMCVLEPAFSGNELAPLVQKIVKGEYKTLPSHFSDHIKDLVKVLLRPIPEKRPSASQILSSPIFIDEVKSYMNHVATFPSFKKCIISERKDSCGSISSTELPSQSN
- the LOC121115242 gene encoding serine/threonine-protein kinase Nek5 isoform X2, whose amino-acid sequence is MASFPSPKPGDMIGRFKRIRHLGSGTFGTAWLVSSSKSGNPYVIKEMVIANEKGKTKNEVDILKRCFHFNIIRQLISEFFYGGNEDEVILYMVMEYADGGDLHQYINKWREENKTYMSESKILNWFIQIALALNYLHREMILHRDLKTHNIFVTAGNKILKLGDFGISRTLSHENEFATTGIGTPQYLSPEMCQSQPYNYKSDIWSLGCVLYEMCVLEPAFSGNELAPLVQKIVKGEYKTLPSHFSDHIKDLVKVLLRPIPEKRPSASQILSSPIFIDEVKSYMNHVATFPSFKKCIISERKDSCGSISSTELPSQSN